The Vigna unguiculata cultivar IT97K-499-35 chromosome 6, ASM411807v1, whole genome shotgun sequence genome contains a region encoding:
- the LOC114187979 gene encoding mitogen-activated protein kinase 20-like, which translates to MDFFSEYGDANQYKIQEVIGKGSYGVVCSAIDTRTGENVAIKKIHDIFEHISDAARILREIKLLRLLRHPDIVEIKHIMLPPSWKDFKDIYVVFELMESDLHHVIKANDNLTKEHYQFFLYQLLRALKYIHSANVYHRDLKPKNILANANCKLKICDFGLARVAFSDTPTTIFWTDYVATRWYRAPELCGSFYSKYTPAIDIWSIGCIFAEVLMGKPLFPGKNVVHQLDLMTDLLGTPSLDTISRVRNEKARRYLTSMRKKQPVPFAQKFPNADPLALRLLERLLAFDPKDRPTAEEALADPYFKGLAKVEKEPSCQLITKMEFEFERRRVTKDEIRELIFREILEYHPQLLKDYMNGNERTNFLYPSAVDQFRKQFAHLEENGKTGHVMPLERKHVSLPRSTIVHSNSNAMHPKDQTNIAACKNRATAEECNRNSRDTKILVPRSMQGPPRIPLAKPVKVVGPVVPHEYDNIVKDSYDPRSFIRGSVLPTQPVPPAYYYHQRSSTGTATEADKSVPLQAKQHDQEQFGVNAKRAPEIAINIDTNPFFMTRAGVNKLEQGDQLVIETNLLQPKTYGGSSAAAGATAHRKMGPVQYGMTRMF; encoded by the exons ATGGACTTTTTCTCTGAATATGGTGATGCCAACCAGTACAAGATTCAAGAAGTCATTGGGAAGGGTAGTTATGGTGTTGTCTGTTCAGCCATTGACACTCGCACTGGAGAAAATGTGGCAATTAAGAAGATTCATGACATCTTCGAGCATATATCGGATGCTGCTCGAATTCTCCGCGAGATAAAACTGCTCAGACTTCTTCGACATCCTGATATTGTAGAAATAAAACACATTATGCTGCCTCCATCATGGAAGGACTTCAAagatatttatgttgtttttgagCTTATGGAGTCTGATCTTCATCACGTCATCAAAGCCAATGATAACTTGACAAAAGAACACTATCAATTTTTCCTTTATCAATTACTTCGAGCACTGAAGTACATTCATAGTG CAAACGTCTATCATCGAGATTTGAAGCCAAAGAATATACTGGCAAATGCAAACTGTAAGCTTAAAATCTGTGATTTTGGGTTAGCTAGAGTTGCCTTCAGTGACACACCAACAACTATATTTTGGACG GATTATGTTGCTACAAGGTGGTATAGAGCTCCAGAGCTATGTGGATCATTTTACTCAAAG TATACACCAGCAATTGATATATGGAGTATAGGTTGTATCTTTGCTGAAGTACTAATGGGAAAGCCACTTTTTCCTGGAAAAAATGTAGTCCACCAATTGGACCTGATGACAGATCTGCTTGGGACACCTTCACTTGATACTATATCACGg GTACGCAATGAGAAAGCGAGGAGATACCTAACTAGCATGAGGAAAAAGCAGCCTGTGCCGTTTGCTCAAAAGTTTCCCAATGCAGACCCTTTAGCACTGCGTCTACTGGAAAGGTTGTTGGCTTTTGATCCAAAAGATCGGCCTACAGCCGAAGAG GCATTGGCTGATCCTTACTTCAAGGGCCTGGCAAAAGTTGAGAAGGAGCCATCTTGCCAACTTATCACAAAAATGgagtttgaatttgaaagaCGAAGAGTCACAAAGGACGAAATTCGAGAACTGATTTTCCGCGAGATTCTAGAGTATCATCCTCAGCTATTGAAAGACTACATGAATGGAAATGAGAGAACCAATTTTCTTTATCCAAG TGCTGTTGATCAATTCAGAAAGCAGTTTGCTCATCTGGAGGAAAATGGTAAAACTGGTCATGTTATGCCACTTGAAAGAAAGCATGTTTCTCTTCCAAG GTCAACCATTGTACATTCAAATTCTAATGCAATGCATCCAAAAGATCAAACAAACATTGCTGCCTGCAAAAACCGAGCAACTGCTGAGGAATGCAACAGGAATTCCAGAGATACAAAAATTCTAGTGCCAAGGTCAATGCAGGGACCACCAAGAATCCCACTAG caaaaCCTGTTAAAGTTGTGGGGCCAGTTGTTCCACACGAGTACGATAACATTGTGAAGGATTCTTATGATCCTAGGTCGTTTATCAGAGGTTCTGTGCTTCCTACCCAACCTGTTCCCCCAGCATACTATTATCATCAGAGATCCAGCACTGGAACTGCAACAGAAGCTGACAAGAGTGTGCCTCTGCAAGCAAAACAACATGATCAAGAACAATTTGGAGTTAATGCCAAGAGGGCACCAGAAATAGCTATTAATATTGAtacaaatccattttttatgaCAAGGGCAGGGGTTAACAAGTTAGAACAAGGTGATCAATTAGTCATAGAGACAAACTTGTTGCAGCCAAAGACATATGGTGGAAGCAGTGCTGCAGCTGGGGCCACTGCTCATAGAAAAATGGGCCCTGTTCAGTATGGTATGACAAGAATGTTCTAG
- the LOC114186569 gene encoding peroxisomal and mitochondrial division factor 1-like — translation MDIANGVVSKMEALERDNASKKDEIQSLKMEIESLRREAEELESEMNAAEEAGSEAVVLSSVLEDRERMLRFLERETKTLKQMNAEGEMKVRDLERRIGVLEVRESEERCKRVRMEEEMREKVCEKEKQIERLKQRIIYLEEAKGVEMEQNSEIEDEEEKKGLGFMWPLVAAGGAAVVAVFYFYFRKRR, via the coding sequence ATGGATATCGCGAACGGCGTCGTGTCGAAGATGGAGGCGCTGGAGCGCGATAATGCGTCGAAGAAGGACGAGATCCAGAGTCTGAAGATGGAGATCGAGTCGCTGCGGCGAGAGGCGGAGGAACTGGAGTCGGAGATGAATGCCGCTGAGGAGGCCGGATCAGAGGCAGTGGTGCTGAGCAGCGTGCTCGAGGATCGAGAGAGAATGTTGAGGTTTCTGGAGAGGGAGACAAAGACTCTGAAGCAGATGAACGCAGAGGGCGAGATGAAGGTGCGCGATCTGGAGCGGAGGATCGGCGTTCTGGAAGTGCGGGAGAGCGAGGAGCGGTGCAAGAGAGTTCGCATGGAGGAGGAAATGAGAGAGAAGGTTTGCGAGAAAGAGAAACAGATTGAAAGGCTGAAACAGAGAATCATATATTTGGAGGAAGCGAAGGGTGTGGAAATGGAACAGAACAGCGAAATTGAGGACGAGGAAGAGAAGAAGGGATTAGGGTTTATGTGGCCGCTGGTGGCAGCCGGAGGTGCAGCCGTGGTTGCTgtgttttatttctatttccGAAAACGTAGGTGA